One genomic window of Cydia splendana chromosome 16, ilCydSple1.2, whole genome shotgun sequence includes the following:
- the LOC134798276 gene encoding NADH dehydrogenase [ubiquinone] iron-sulfur protein 4, mitochondrial codes for MFQVIRHSASLAKGSLTRPVPAFSTCVPRWSTDPSSVNEAPKIDNDAVLALPQEAREKTALESTIVVPEKVDLSPVNGVPEEHIKTRRVRIYQPPKNAMQSGTNNIHHWQMEFDNRQRWENPLMGWTSTGDPLSNMKVQFKTPKEAIEHCEKNGWAWFLDVPKTEKGYKVKNYGSNFAWNRRTRVSTK; via the exons ATGTTCCAAGTAATTAGACATAGTGCTAGTCTAGCTAAGGGATCATTGACAAG GCCTGTCCCAGCCTTCTCAACATGTGTCCCTCGCTGGAGTACCGATCCATCCAGTGTAAATGAAGCTCCGAAGATCGACAACGATGCAGTTTTGGCGCTGCCCCAGGAAGCACGAGAGAAGACGGCGTTGGAGTCAACCATAGTGGTCCCTGAGAAG GTGGACCTCTCTCCAGTCAACGGTGTCCCCGAGGAGCACATCAAAACCCGCCGCGTCCGCATCTACCAGCCCCCCAAGAATGCCATGCAGAGCGGCACCAATAACATCCACCACTGGCAGATGGAGTTCGACAACCGCCAGCGCTGGGAGAACCCCCTCATGGGCTGGACCTCTACCGGAGACCCACTCTCCAACATGAAAGTACAGTTCAAAACCCCCAAGGAAGCCATTGAGCATTGCGAGAAAAACGGATGGGCTTGGTTCTTGGATGTACCGAAAACCGAAAAGGGATATAAAGTCAAGAATTATGGAAGCAATTTCGCATGGAACCGCCGCACTAGAGTCTCCACCAAGTAA
- the LOC134798278 gene encoding tetraspanin-1-like, which produces MHSVMCPRTCLGFTNFLFFFVGLIGFGICLWCAINTELFRDLNYTVTRSELVGVIANFVNLKLWLTPLTTVIITSAIVAMLTSCCGILGAGCKTKCAMKSYIFLVSVICSVAFWFIYISCIYNIYSDNDKTRKFLQSTIRTQYGRENDLFTSLWNYIMVNYECCGVVSFVDFKDSYWINLNPDKLFPVECCVLQNRTHLIPLVKDCQLSVDPGTINPNGCFEALRQSFVDRKGLIIFSCITCLCAYASLMSFAYCVLRGEPLITDTDGYIYGTRRGRHAEPEQSESSLQNMMFVNDASEPTTKVVRVVSAANPFQNYKYYPEQV; this is translated from the coding sequence ATGCATTCCGTAATGTGTCCTAGAACCTGTCTAGGTTTCACCAACTTCTTATTCTTCTTCGTTGGACTTATCGGCTTCGGTATTTGCTTATGGTGCGCGATCAACACGGAACTATTCAGAGACTTGAACTACACTGTGACTAGAAGCGAACTAGTCGGTGTTATAGCTAACTTTGTGAACCTAAAGCTGTGGTTAACGCCTTTAACAACAGTAATAATAACTTCGGCTATCGTTGCGATGTTGACGTCGTGTTGCGGCATACTCGGCGCTGGCTGCAAGACCAAATGCGCAATGAAATCATACATCTTCCTTGTTTCCGTTATATGCTCTGTGGCTTTCTGGTTTATCTATATCTCCTGCATATATAACATCTATTCTGATAACGATAAAACACGCAAGTTTCTGCAAAGCACGATACGCACACAGTACGGAAGAGAGAACGATCTGTTTACTTCGCTATGGAACTATATAATGGTAAACTACGAATGCTGTGGAGTCGTCAGTTTCGTTGATTTCAAGGATTCTTATTGGATAAATCTGAACCCTGATAAATTGTTTCCAGTAGAGTGTTGCGTTTTACAGAATCGTACGCATCTAATACCTTTAGTTAAAGATTGTCAATTATCAGTAGATCCGGGTACAATTAATCCGAACGGATGTTTCGAAGCATTAAGACAGTCGTTTGTGGATAGAAAAGGacttataatattttcttgtattACGTGTCTTTGTGCGTATGCTTCACTGATGTCTTTTGCTTATTGCGTGTTGAGAGGGGAACCTCTGATAACTGACACGGATGGTTATATCTACGGAACTCGGCGAGGGCGCCACGCGGAGCCCGAGCAATCTGAGAGCTCTCTGCAAAACATGATGTTTGTAAACGATGCGTCGGAACCGACGACGAAAGTCGTTAGGGTTGTGTCGGCTGCGAATCCTTTTCAGAATTACAAATATTATCCGGAACAAGTGTAG